From the genome of Yoonia sp. R2331, one region includes:
- a CDS encoding cold-shock protein, translated as MANGTVKWFNTTKGFGFVAPDDGGKDVFLHISALEKSGMTSLKDDQKVTFDVEAGRDGRESATNIALA; from the coding sequence ATGGCCAATGGCACAGTGAAATGGTTCAACACCACCAAAGGCTTCGGCTTCGTTGCACCTGACGACGGTGGCAAGGATGTATTTCTACACATCTCCGCGCTTGAGAAGTCGGGGATGACCTCCCTGAAAGACGATCAGAAGGTGACCTTCGATGTCGAGGCCGGCCGCGACGGCCGCGAAAGCGCAACCAACATCGCGCTCGCCTGA
- a CDS encoding Crp/Fnr family transcriptional regulator, giving the protein MNIKASPLTQKLSAFVALSETELTVLERLHERRKYFSAGRDLVHQGQSEQAAYILAAGWVVSYKIQPDGSRQIVDFQIPGDFLGLRSVLLHTSDHGIEPIVEIEAAEVLVSDLLRAFAETPRLATAILWAVSRDEAMVVEHLVGLGRRDADARMAHFLLELGVRLSLVGMGSRLGYPCPLTQYHLGDALGLSAIHVNRVLRKLRESGLVTFQGGLVTFDDYEGLVALADFDPAYLDQSRPLLP; this is encoded by the coding sequence ATGAACATCAAAGCCAGTCCACTCACCCAAAAGCTTTCTGCGTTCGTTGCACTGTCGGAGACTGAGCTGACCGTTCTAGAGCGTTTGCATGAGCGTAGGAAATATTTCTCGGCAGGCCGCGACCTGGTTCACCAAGGCCAATCCGAGCAGGCTGCCTACATCCTGGCGGCGGGCTGGGTCGTTTCCTACAAGATCCAGCCTGACGGGTCGCGGCAGATTGTTGATTTCCAGATACCGGGGGATTTTCTGGGGCTGCGCAGCGTCCTTTTGCACACATCTGATCATGGGATTGAGCCAATCGTCGAGATCGAAGCTGCGGAAGTTCTGGTGAGCGATCTTCTGCGAGCCTTTGCAGAGACACCCCGGCTGGCCACAGCCATTCTCTGGGCCGTGTCGCGGGATGAGGCGATGGTGGTCGAACATCTGGTTGGGCTGGGTCGGCGCGACGCGGATGCGCGCATGGCGCATTTCCTGCTAGAGCTGGGCGTCAGACTGTCCCTCGTCGGTATGGGAAGCAGGCTGGGCTATCCCTGTCCGCTCACACAGTATCATCTGGGGGATGCGTTGGGGTTGAGCGCCATCCACGTCAACCGCGTCCTTCGTAAACTCCGCGAAAGCGGGCTCGTCACGTTTCAGGGCGGTCTTGTCACGTTCGATGACTACGAGGGGCTGGTTGCATTGGCGGATTTCGATCCGGCCTACCTCGATCAGTCGCGGCCTTTGTTGCCGTGA
- a CDS encoding DUF1611 domain-containing protein has product MESDNVENSMTRLSTMGPQAPPDLSASRRSHTSKVVTKGVPTAIVYCEGNFGQIDGKTANGLVRHSQAYRILSVMDSRLEGRDSGQVLDNVSNGIPIVEDLEAAVTREASIPDTLIYGMAPSTGKMSPTDREIVLDAIALGMNIVSGLHEYLGDDPEISNAADAANVTIRDIRKPRPSKDMRLFDGSVSEGKAIRIAVLGTDCAIGKRTTATILARELNARGIKTVLVGTGQTGLMQGAKYGIAMDAVPPQFCCGELERVIVAASEGEDPDVILIEGQGALSHPAFCTSAFILRGSQPHAVVLQHAPKRAHRCDFPTMPMPEPKSEIVLIEAFADTRVIGITLNHEAMTDGEVGHAINSLSRDLGIPVTDALTRPEVHLSDMILTAFPQLKPVPLVAAE; this is encoded by the coding sequence ATGGAATCGGACAATGTAGAAAACTCGATGACACGGCTGTCAACGATGGGGCCGCAAGCCCCGCCTGACCTGTCCGCGTCCCGTCGATCTCACACCAGCAAAGTAGTAACGAAAGGGGTGCCCACAGCGATTGTCTATTGCGAGGGGAACTTCGGGCAGATCGACGGGAAAACCGCAAACGGGCTTGTCCGTCACAGCCAAGCCTACCGCATTCTTTCGGTCATGGACAGCAGACTTGAAGGGCGCGACAGCGGGCAAGTGCTGGACAATGTGAGTAACGGCATCCCCATCGTTGAAGATCTCGAGGCTGCGGTTACGCGTGAAGCAAGTATCCCAGACACGCTGATCTACGGGATGGCCCCCTCTACAGGGAAGATGTCGCCTACTGATCGAGAGATCGTGCTGGATGCCATCGCGCTCGGCATGAACATCGTCAGCGGTCTCCACGAATACCTTGGCGACGATCCCGAGATTTCAAACGCCGCTGATGCGGCCAACGTTACGATCCGAGATATTCGCAAACCCCGACCAAGCAAGGACATGCGTCTGTTTGACGGAAGCGTGTCCGAGGGGAAGGCAATCCGCATTGCCGTACTCGGAACGGATTGTGCAATTGGCAAGCGGACGACGGCGACCATTCTGGCCAGGGAACTGAACGCGCGTGGTATCAAGACCGTCCTCGTTGGCACCGGCCAGACGGGACTTATGCAGGGCGCAAAATACGGGATCGCCATGGACGCCGTGCCACCGCAGTTTTGCTGCGGGGAACTTGAACGTGTGATTGTCGCGGCGTCTGAGGGTGAAGACCCGGATGTCATCCTGATCGAAGGACAAGGCGCGCTCAGCCATCCGGCCTTTTGCACGTCGGCTTTCATTCTGCGCGGCAGCCAGCCGCATGCGGTCGTTCTTCAACATGCGCCGAAGCGTGCCCATCGATGCGACTTTCCCACCATGCCGATGCCCGAGCCGAAAAGCGAGATTGTCCTCATCGAAGCTTTTGCTGACACACGGGTGATTGGTATCACGCTCAATCACGAGGCGATGACGGACGGCGAGGTCGGTCATGCAATCAACAGCCTTTCACGCGATCTCGGCATTCCGGTGACGGACGCGCTGACCCGGCCGGAAGTGCACCTGAGCGACATGATCCTGACCGCCTTTCCACAGTTAAAGCCCGTGCCTCTCGTGGCTGCGGAATGA
- a CDS encoding alanine/ornithine racemase family PLP-dependent enzyme, whose translation MTSPRVEIDLGKIQANARCLVRRLGARGLSVTGVTKAVCGHPDVAEAMLDGGVVGLADARIENVVRMRMEGIKCPISMIRAPLVSEMQDVVRCCDASYNTEMDTILKLGAAAKQQGTSHGVILMVEMGDMREGILPENLNDFATRVSATPGVALKGIAANFACMGNVVPTAGDMDMLSRLATQVEGACGPFVELVSGGGSANLPWALGDDSFGRVNNLRLGEAILLGTDPVTGHPISGLHTDAFALFAEVIETRDKSSAIPPASIAPELGILKLVRNDAPRARTILAVGQQDTDTSGLTFPSGITFIGATSDHTVVDTANSAVSVGSEMKMGTNYSALMRAMNAPDVAKVVHGKQKMNGRSKDCETQPYLTLV comes from the coding sequence ATGACCTCGCCGCGAGTGGAAATTGATCTGGGCAAGATCCAGGCAAACGCGCGATGTCTCGTCCGTCGTCTTGGTGCCCGTGGGCTCTCGGTCACCGGTGTGACCAAGGCAGTGTGCGGGCATCCTGACGTAGCCGAGGCGATGCTGGACGGCGGCGTTGTCGGTCTGGCCGACGCACGCATCGAGAACGTCGTTCGGATGCGGATGGAAGGGATCAAATGCCCGATCTCTATGATCCGCGCTCCACTGGTGAGCGAGATGCAAGACGTCGTCCGGTGTTGTGACGCGAGCTACAACACAGAGATGGACACAATCCTGAAGCTTGGCGCAGCAGCGAAGCAACAAGGAACGTCGCACGGTGTCATCCTGATGGTCGAAATGGGAGATATGCGCGAAGGCATTTTGCCCGAGAACCTCAACGACTTCGCTACTCGGGTCAGCGCGACACCCGGTGTTGCGCTCAAAGGCATCGCTGCAAATTTTGCCTGCATGGGAAACGTGGTACCGACGGCCGGTGACATGGACATGCTCTCGCGACTGGCAACCCAGGTCGAAGGCGCTTGCGGACCATTTGTCGAGCTTGTTTCAGGAGGTGGCTCGGCGAATTTGCCATGGGCGCTTGGTGACGATTCATTCGGGCGAGTCAACAACCTTCGCTTGGGCGAGGCGATCCTGTTGGGCACCGACCCCGTAACAGGGCATCCGATCTCTGGCCTTCATACGGACGCCTTTGCCTTATTTGCCGAGGTGATCGAAACAAGGGACAAATCAAGCGCGATACCACCTGCGTCAATTGCTCCTGAGCTTGGAATACTCAAATTGGTTCGGAATGATGCCCCCCGAGCCCGAACGATCCTTGCTGTTGGGCAGCAGGACACCGACACAAGCGGGCTTACGTTTCCCTCAGGAATTACGTTCATCGGCGCAACCAGCGACCATACCGTTGTCGACACAGCCAATTCCGCCGTGTCCGTCGGGTCCGAGATGAAAATGGGGACGAATTACAGCGCCCTTATGCGGGCGATGAACGCCCCGGATGTCGCCAAGGTTGTTCATGGCAAGCAAAAGATGAACGGTCGTTCCAAAGACTGCGAGACCCAACCCTACCTGACGCTGGTATGA
- a CDS encoding transglutaminase domain-containing protein translates to MPTITIAHTTTYRYRTAVVLGPHRLMLRPRETRDITLTAFDLEITPTARLDWSHDVAGNAIVIANFDAATDTLSIRSHTTAILTAPEWPVFPIAAAATSYPFLYSAEDWTDLGALSAPQYQDDAGRLSSWVEQFVMRRPTDTLSLLKDVSNGITAQITYEIRESEGTQGPLETLDRGCGSCRDFAVLFAEAIRTLGFGARLVSGYLYDPSDDQHGSAGSGSTHAWVEVFVPGAGWIPFDPTNRSVGSTNLIPVAVARNISQVAPVTGSFQGEGTNLLSMEVVVRVEGQ, encoded by the coding sequence ATGCCGACAATCACGATCGCACACACGACCACCTATCGCTATCGCACCGCCGTGGTCCTTGGACCGCACAGGCTGATGTTGCGCCCTCGTGAAACGCGGGACATTACATTGACGGCTTTCGATCTTGAAATCACGCCGACGGCCCGACTCGACTGGTCCCACGATGTCGCCGGAAACGCCATCGTTATCGCCAATTTTGATGCCGCAACGGATACGCTTTCGATCCGGTCCCACACGACCGCCATCCTCACCGCGCCTGAGTGGCCAGTCTTCCCGATCGCGGCCGCTGCGACGTCCTACCCGTTCCTTTACTCCGCCGAAGACTGGACAGATCTCGGGGCCCTTTCTGCGCCACAATACCAAGACGACGCAGGGCGCTTGTCAAGCTGGGTCGAACAATTCGTGATGCGCAGGCCAACGGATACCCTGTCGCTCCTGAAGGACGTCAGCAATGGCATCACAGCGCAGATCACATATGAGATCCGCGAGAGCGAAGGCACGCAAGGACCACTCGAAACCCTCGACCGGGGCTGTGGCTCGTGTCGCGACTTTGCGGTCCTCTTTGCCGAGGCTATCCGAACGCTGGGATTCGGGGCTCGTCTGGTGTCCGGCTACCTCTACGACCCCAGTGATGATCAACACGGATCTGCTGGCTCGGGTTCTACGCATGCATGGGTCGAAGTCTTCGTTCCCGGGGCCGGTTGGATCCCGTTCGACCCAACGAACAGGTCAGTAGGGTCGACCAACCTGATCCCGGTGGCCGTTGCGCGGAACATATCACAAGTCGCTCCGGTAACCGGCAGCTTCCAGGGAGAAGGTACCAATCTGCTCTCGATGGAGGTGGTTGTGCGTGTTGAGGGTCAGTGA
- a CDS encoding glutaminase, translated as MKTILESISAEIFRQNDWGQTAQYIPELRAIDPQQFAISVCLADGDLYSAGAATKTFSIQSISKVFALVATLGRVGDQLWNRVGREPSGTSFDSVVLLEREKGRPRNPFINAGAIVTTDVLLAGREPKLALAEILGLIRQMSATDGIYINDLVAASEQKTGSRNQALAYYLKSHGNLFNEPEFTLGTYFHQCAIEMTTEQLALAGRPLARLNGAPNVISRQHAKRINALMMTCGHYDGSGDFAFRVGLPGKSGVGGGILIIAPDVASIAIWSPGLNHYGNSHAGTRAAHMLSRATNWSVF; from the coding sequence GTGAAAACTATTCTGGAGTCCATATCAGCAGAAATCTTTCGTCAGAATGATTGGGGGCAGACCGCGCAATATATACCCGAGCTTCGTGCAATTGATCCTCAACAATTTGCAATAAGTGTTTGTCTGGCTGATGGAGACCTCTACAGCGCAGGCGCAGCCACCAAAACGTTTTCCATTCAGAGCATTTCAAAGGTCTTTGCCCTTGTCGCGACGCTTGGGCGGGTCGGTGATCAGCTTTGGAACCGCGTTGGCCGAGAGCCGTCAGGAACCTCATTTGACTCAGTTGTATTGCTTGAGCGGGAAAAGGGGCGTCCCCGCAATCCCTTTATCAATGCCGGCGCAATTGTAACAACCGACGTGCTGCTTGCCGGAAGGGAGCCCAAATTGGCGCTCGCGGAAATACTTGGGCTGATCAGGCAAATGTCAGCGACCGATGGCATCTATATAAATGATCTGGTCGCGGCATCCGAGCAAAAAACGGGATCGCGAAATCAGGCGCTCGCGTATTACCTGAAGTCCCATGGAAATCTCTTCAATGAACCGGAGTTCACCCTCGGGACGTATTTTCACCAATGCGCAATTGAAATGACGACGGAACAACTCGCTTTGGCGGGTCGACCGTTGGCTAGGTTGAATGGCGCACCAAACGTAATTTCGCGCCAACATGCGAAAAGGATCAATGCCTTGATGATGACATGCGGGCACTATGATGGATCCGGAGATTTTGCATTTCGTGTCGGTCTGCCCGGGAAAAGCGGGGTTGGTGGAGGCATCCTCATCATCGCGCCGGATGTTGCATCCATTGCCATTTGGTCTCCGGGCCTCAACCATTATGGCAACTCTCATGCAGGCACGCGCGCGGCACATATGCTCTCAAGAGCAACCAATTGGTCGGTTTTCTGA
- a CDS encoding ABC transporter ATP-binding protein — protein MNNIVLEAKSVSRHYGPVKALNGVSFQLGRGQTLAVVGESGCGKSTLARVLTLVERATSGFVALDGEQIDIGSKGATKDHRSKVQMVFQNPYGSLNPRKTIASTLDEPLMLNTSMPKQQRRARILDMLAKVGLRPEHADRFPHMFSGGQRQRIAVARALMLEPKVIVLDEPVSALDLSVQAQVLNMLSDIQEEFDLAYVFISHDLSVVEHIADQIMVMYFGQPVEIGPSDAIFSNPQHPYTQALFSATPKADPRATGTRIPLLGEPPSPLDAPSGCAFAERCMRAESKCRASRPELTVSDAGQVACFHPGPSGST, from the coding sequence ATGAATAACATAGTCCTCGAAGCAAAATCTGTTTCTCGTCATTATGGCCCGGTCAAAGCGCTCAACGGCGTGAGCTTTCAGCTGGGTCGTGGCCAAACGCTTGCTGTTGTGGGGGAATCCGGCTGTGGAAAATCTACGCTTGCCCGGGTTTTGACATTGGTTGAGCGGGCCACGTCGGGATTTGTTGCGCTGGACGGCGAGCAGATCGACATCGGCTCAAAGGGCGCAACCAAAGACCACCGCAGCAAGGTTCAAATGGTGTTTCAGAACCCCTATGGTTCGCTGAACCCACGCAAAACAATTGCCAGCACACTTGATGAGCCGTTGATGCTCAATACGTCGATGCCAAAGCAACAGCGCCGCGCCCGGATTCTGGATATGCTTGCCAAGGTGGGGCTCAGGCCCGAACATGCGGATCGCTTTCCCCACATGTTTTCAGGCGGGCAACGTCAACGCATTGCAGTTGCTCGGGCCTTGATGCTCGAACCAAAGGTCATCGTGCTGGACGAACCGGTTTCGGCGCTTGATCTGTCCGTCCAGGCACAAGTGTTGAACATGCTATCGGACATCCAGGAAGAGTTTGACCTTGCTTATGTTTTCATCAGCCATGACTTGTCAGTTGTCGAACATATCGCGGATCAAATCATGGTCATGTATTTCGGCCAGCCCGTTGAGATCGGCCCGTCCGACGCTATCTTTTCCAATCCACAACATCCCTACACGCAGGCGCTGTTTTCAGCCACTCCTAAGGCCGACCCACGCGCCACCGGGACGCGCATCCCCCTACTGGGAGAGCCGCCATCCCCCTTGGACGCGCCGTCGGGATGTGCCTTTGCGGAACGCTGCATGCGTGCAGAAAGCAAATGCCGTGCCAGCCGGCCGGAGCTGACAGTTTCCGACGCGGGCCAGGTGGCCTGCTTCCATCCGGGCCCTTCTGGGAGCACCTAA
- a CDS encoding ABC transporter ATP-binding protein, protein MQNLLEVRNLTVRFATASGEFTAVEGIDVTIDEGEILAIVGESGSGKSVSMMAVMDLLPWTATVTADKMDFRGHDLLTMSLKERRKLYGGEMSMIFQDPMSTLNPCFTVGAQIGEALCQHIGGTRKERRDRTLELLEQVGIPDPKARIDAYPHQLSGGMSQRIIIAMALACSPKLLIADEPTTALDVTIQAQILELLQEIQQERDMGLILITHDMGVVAEVADRVAVQYAGWRVEMQGVKDLFDAPRHPYTKALLSALPERSTELGRLPTIPGIVPGQHDRPTGCLFSPRCADARDKCTTLKPEPANDDPSATRCLFPLSSNASVSS, encoded by the coding sequence ATGCAAAATCTACTGGAAGTCAGGAACCTGACCGTTCGTTTCGCCACAGCCTCTGGTGAGTTCACAGCCGTCGAAGGCATCGACGTCACGATTGACGAAGGTGAAATCCTTGCAATTGTTGGTGAATCCGGGTCGGGAAAATCTGTCTCGATGATGGCAGTCATGGACTTGCTGCCATGGACAGCAACGGTCACCGCCGACAAGATGGATTTCCGCGGGCATGACTTGTTGACCATGAGCCTAAAGGAACGTCGCAAACTTTATGGCGGCGAGATGTCGATGATCTTTCAGGATCCAATGTCGACACTGAATCCCTGCTTTACGGTGGGCGCACAGATCGGCGAGGCCCTATGCCAACATATCGGGGGGACACGCAAAGAGCGACGGGACCGCACGCTCGAATTGTTGGAGCAAGTTGGCATTCCTGACCCGAAAGCCCGGATTGATGCCTATCCCCATCAGCTTTCTGGCGGGATGAGCCAGCGTATCATCATCGCGATGGCCCTGGCCTGTAGTCCCAAGCTGTTGATCGCGGATGAACCGACGACGGCACTGGACGTAACCATCCAGGCGCAGATCCTCGAACTTTTGCAGGAGATCCAACAGGAACGCGACATGGGGTTGATCCTGATCACCCATGATATGGGGGTGGTCGCCGAGGTCGCAGATCGCGTGGCTGTGCAATATGCGGGATGGCGGGTTGAAATGCAGGGGGTCAAAGACCTATTTGATGCCCCGCGTCACCCCTACACGAAGGCGCTGCTGTCTGCCCTGCCTGAGCGGTCAACAGAGTTGGGGCGATTGCCAACAATTCCAGGGATCGTTCCCGGCCAGCATGACAGGCCAACGGGATGCCTGTTTTCACCGCGCTGCGCTGACGCACGGGACAAATGCACAACCCTCAAGCCCGAGCCCGCCAATGACGATCCCAGCGCCACGCGTTGCCTTTTCCCACTATCCTCCAATGCATCGGTGTCATCATGA
- a CDS encoding ABC transporter permease subunit has translation MNTTEDTLVAQSGPTPGTLRHALAEFWHYLGENRGAIWGLRYVVFLFALAILADFVSPFDPAVQNRDALLMPPVWQEGGQWPYILGTDAVGRDILSRLIHGTRYTLFIGVFVVVLAITFGVSLGLVAGYFRGKIETLIMRVMDIILAFPSLLLALGLVAILGPSLINAMIAIAIVYMPHFVRLTRASVIDQADSEYVTASRLAGASDVRLMFNAILPNCMAPLIVQATLSFSAAILDAAALGFLGMGAQPPTPEWGAMLAEAREFILSAWWVVTFPGIAILTAVLAINLFGDGLRDALDPKLKRT, from the coding sequence ATGAACACCACAGAAGACACTCTTGTCGCTCAGTCGGGCCCAACTCCGGGGACCCTGCGTCACGCTTTGGCCGAGTTCTGGCACTACCTCGGTGAAAATCGCGGCGCGATTTGGGGGCTCAGATATGTTGTGTTTCTTTTCGCGCTGGCCATTTTGGCCGATTTTGTTTCGCCGTTCGATCCCGCTGTCCAGAACAGGGATGCGCTTTTGATGCCTCCGGTCTGGCAGGAGGGCGGGCAATGGCCGTATATATTGGGAACCGATGCCGTTGGGCGTGATATCCTGTCCCGGCTGATCCATGGCACGCGCTACACCTTGTTTATTGGGGTTTTTGTTGTTGTCCTGGCGATTACCTTTGGCGTCTCGCTTGGATTGGTTGCCGGGTATTTCCGGGGCAAAATCGAAACGCTCATCATGCGTGTGATGGATATCATTCTGGCCTTTCCCAGCTTGCTCTTGGCGCTTGGGCTGGTGGCCATTCTGGGGCCGTCTTTGATCAATGCGATGATTGCGATTGCGATCGTCTATATGCCGCATTTCGTGCGTTTGACCCGCGCAAGTGTCATTGACCAGGCAGATAGTGAATATGTCACCGCCAGCCGCCTGGCGGGGGCTTCTGATGTCCGGTTGATGTTCAATGCCATTCTGCCCAATTGCATGGCGCCGTTGATTGTGCAGGCAACGCTGAGCTTTTCGGCGGCCATTCTGGATGCAGCGGCTCTCGGGTTTCTGGGGATGGGGGCACAGCCCCCTACACCGGAATGGGGGGCCATGCTGGCCGAAGCGCGTGAATTCATCCTGTCGGCGTGGTGGGTTGTGACCTTTCCGGGCATTGCGATCCTGACCGCTGTGTTGGCGATCAACCTGTTCGGTGATGGGCTACGCGATGCTTTGGACCCCAAACTGAAACGCACCTGA
- a CDS encoding ABC transporter permease subunit produces the protein MLKFFLNKLMLVVPTFLGVSIAAFAFVRLLPGDPILLIAGERGVSEERYAELAAQYGFDRPLFIQYFEFLANIFQGDLGTSYISKGPVMAEFLARFPATVELAFFAIIFAVVIGLPAGIFSAIKRGTAVDHTVMGISLIGYSMPIFWWGLLLIIVFSSWLGLTPISGRIDLIYYIEPVTGFLLIDTLLAGDFGAFKSALAHLVLPSVVLGTIPMAVIARQTRSAMLEVMGEDYIRTAKAKGLSRGRIIFVHALRNALITVVTVIGLQVGVLLAGAILTETIFAWPGIGKWMIDSITRRDYPSVQAGLLLIATIVMVINLLVDLLYGIVNPRISH, from the coding sequence ATGCTTAAGTTCTTCCTCAACAAACTCATGCTCGTTGTTCCGACATTTCTGGGGGTTTCAATTGCGGCATTCGCTTTTGTCCGGCTCCTGCCGGGCGATCCGATCCTGCTGATTGCCGGTGAACGGGGTGTCAGCGAAGAACGATACGCAGAGCTTGCCGCTCAATACGGTTTTGATCGGCCATTGTTTATTCAGTATTTTGAGTTTCTGGCCAATATCTTCCAAGGGGATCTTGGGACATCCTATATCTCCAAAGGCCCTGTCATGGCCGAGTTTTTGGCGCGGTTTCCGGCAACGGTAGAATTGGCCTTTTTTGCGATCATTTTTGCGGTGGTGATCGGTTTGCCGGCGGGCATTTTCTCGGCAATCAAACGCGGAACTGCGGTTGATCACACCGTGATGGGGATCAGCCTGATCGGCTACTCCATGCCAATCTTCTGGTGGGGATTGTTGCTGATCATCGTTTTTTCAAGCTGGCTAGGCCTGACGCCAATATCTGGTCGTATCGATCTGATCTATTATATCGAACCGGTCACCGGGTTTCTTTTGATAGATACGCTTCTGGCGGGTGATTTCGGAGCGTTCAAATCCGCTTTGGCGCATCTTGTGTTGCCTTCGGTGGTGCTGGGCACCATTCCGATGGCTGTTATCGCCCGCCAGACCCGTTCGGCGATGCTTGAGGTCATGGGTGAGGATTATATCCGAACCGCCAAGGCAAAAGGGTTGTCGCGGGGGCGTATCATTTTCGTTCACGCCTTGCGCAACGCGTTGATCACCGTCGTGACCGTAATCGGCTTGCAAGTTGGCGTTTTGCTCGCCGGGGCAATTCTGACAGAAACGATCTTTGCCTGGCCTGGAATAGGGAAATGGATGATCGATTCAATCACTCGCCGTGACTATCCCTCTGTCCAGGCTGGTCTGTTGCTCATTGCGACGATCGTCATGGTTATCAACCTACTTGTGGATTTGCTCTACGGAATCGTGAATCCGCGGATCAGCCACTAG
- a CDS encoding ABC transporter substrate-binding protein, with protein MKKIWTVTGLIAAALTFGTSASAASNLIYCSEGSPEGFAPALYTSGTTFDASSVPLYNRLVEFKSGTTELAPGLAESWDISEDGLSVTFHLRPGVKFHSNRGFTPTRDMNADDVIFTFQHQMDDVHPFHAVGGSTFEYFSSMDMGGLIESMEKIDDLTVRFNLTRREIPFLANLGMDFASILSAEYADHLLAQDNIDAINTAPIGTGPFVFLNYQQDAVVRFRANDDFWGERPAVDNLIFAITPDASVRYQKLLAGECQVMAYPNISDVEGMRASDEINLLEQEGFNVGYLAFNTNEPPFDDPRVRQALTMAVNKEAIIDAVFQGAGEVAKNPLPPTIWGYNDDIQPWPYDPEAARSLLEEVGVFDLGTAIWAMPVQRAYNPNARRMAELIQADWSAVGVEAEIVSYEWGEYLKRSGETDRAGAVLLGWTGDNGDPDNFLTGLLTCDGVGGYNRSFWCNDAFDEVVQQARTSDDNAQRVELYHRAQEIFHEDAPWITTGHSIVYLPVRNEVQGYVISPLGKHDFSHVEIVN; from the coding sequence ATGAAAAAAATTTGGACAGTAACCGGTCTGATTGCGGCGGCACTTACATTCGGCACCTCCGCATCTGCGGCAAGCAATCTGATCTATTGCTCGGAAGGCAGCCCAGAGGGTTTCGCGCCGGCGTTGTATACAAGCGGCACGACTTTTGACGCATCTTCTGTCCCTTTGTATAACAGATTGGTTGAATTCAAGTCGGGAACGACGGAATTGGCCCCGGGTCTTGCAGAGAGTTGGGACATCTCTGAGGATGGGTTGAGTGTCACCTTTCATCTTCGGCCGGGTGTAAAATTTCATAGCAATCGCGGTTTTACGCCAACGCGCGACATGAATGCCGATGATGTGATTTTTACCTTCCAGCACCAGATGGACGATGTGCATCCGTTCCACGCGGTCGGGGGATCAACCTTTGAATATTTCTCCAGCATGGATATGGGCGGGTTGATCGAAAGCATGGAGAAGATCGACGACCTCACTGTGCGCTTTAATCTGACCCGTCGCGAAATTCCGTTTCTTGCAAACCTAGGGATGGATTTCGCATCGATCTTGTCCGCTGAATATGCCGACCATCTTTTGGCTCAGGACAACATCGATGCGATCAACACCGCGCCGATCGGCACCGGTCCGTTTGTGTTTTTGAACTATCAACAGGACGCTGTTGTTCGGTTTCGCGCCAACGATGATTTTTGGGGCGAGCGTCCTGCGGTCGACAATCTGATATTTGCTATCACGCCCGATGCATCGGTGCGCTATCAGAAACTTCTTGCGGGTGAATGCCAAGTGATGGCTTACCCCAACATTTCGGATGTTGAAGGCATGCGTGCGTCCGATGAGATCAATTTGCTAGAGCAAGAAGGTTTCAACGTTGGCTACCTTGCCTTTAACACAAATGAGCCACCCTTTGATGATCCGCGTGTCCGGCAAGCGTTGACAATGGCTGTAAACAAGGAGGCCATCATCGATGCGGTTTTCCAGGGTGCCGGAGAAGTCGCCAAGAATCCGCTTCCTCCGACGATCTGGGGGTATAATGACGACATCCAACCCTGGCCATATGATCCCGAAGCCGCACGCAGCCTCCTGGAAGAGGTCGGCGTTTTTGATCTGGGCACCGCGATTTGGGCGATGCCTGTCCAGCGGGCTTACAATCCAAATGCGCGCCGCATGGCAGAGCTCATTCAAGCGGATTGGTCTGCTGTTGGTGTCGAGGCGGAAATCGTGTCCTACGAATGGGGTGAATACCTGAAACGCTCTGGTGAAACCGATCGTGCGGGGGCCGTTCTGCTGGGCTGGACTGGGGACAATGGTGATCCGGACAACTTTCTGACCGGTCTGCTGACCTGTGATGGCGTGGGCGGTTACAATCGCTCATTCTGGTGTAACGACGCATTCGACGAGGTGGTCCAGCAAGCCCGGACATCTGACGATAATGCGCAGCGGGTCGAATTGTATCACCGTGCCCAAGAAATCTTCCACGAAGACGCGCCCTGGATCACAACCGGCCACTCGATTGTTTACCTTCCGGTGCGCAACGAAGTGCAGGGTTATGTCATCAGCCCGCTTGGAAAACACGACTTTTCCCACGTCGAAATCGTAAACTAA